From Limisphaera ngatamarikiensis, one genomic window encodes:
- a CDS encoding lipid II:glycine glycyltransferase FemX: protein MDVPYCAAAADPLPRNGPLPRGLDPDEAVRWEGFLRNHPLGQYQQSVRWAWIKEGEGWRSRLVTWSDCNGSMAGGFLLLIKNTRFGRVGFVNKGPVLKEEHPNSIGLAMQRLLDTAASERVRALIVQPPDESRIAPADFRSHGFCRAPVPGIIDATLIASLEGGQEGVRSRLGRTARREARQAQDRGVQTVEGTRADLPVFFELMCVTCRRQGVRPNPASVEALYRRWDAFTPDIRLFLATVKGEAVAGLLVLRFGDRCVFEKKGWNEKFPEAHPNTLLNVEAMMRAAAWGCRVVDFGAMDRSLAEQMLAGKAVETEVAATRYAFNLRLGARPVLLPEARVWIPWKWQRPWLDWLLSVPAFARRLERWVAA, encoded by the coding sequence ATGGATGTTCCCTATTGCGCTGCGGCTGCCGATCCTTTGCCCCGGAATGGGCCACTCCCCCGCGGGTTGGATCCGGACGAAGCCGTTCGCTGGGAGGGCTTCCTGAGAAACCATCCCTTGGGACAGTACCAGCAGTCGGTGCGGTGGGCCTGGATCAAGGAAGGGGAGGGTTGGAGATCCCGGTTGGTCACCTGGAGTGACTGCAACGGCTCCATGGCCGGGGGATTCCTGCTCCTCATCAAAAACACCAGGTTCGGTCGCGTCGGTTTTGTCAACAAAGGGCCGGTGCTGAAGGAAGAGCACCCCAACTCGATCGGCCTGGCCATGCAGCGCCTGTTGGACACCGCGGCTTCCGAACGGGTTCGGGCCCTGATCGTCCAGCCCCCGGACGAGAGTCGGATTGCCCCTGCCGATTTCCGGAGCCATGGGTTTTGCCGTGCTCCCGTACCGGGGATCATTGACGCAACCCTGATTGCCTCCCTGGAAGGGGGACAGGAAGGTGTGCGCAGCCGGCTCGGTCGCACCGCACGGAGAGAGGCCCGACAGGCGCAGGACCGAGGGGTCCAGACGGTTGAGGGTACGCGAGCGGACCTGCCCGTGTTTTTCGAGCTCATGTGCGTGACGTGCCGCAGGCAGGGTGTGCGACCCAACCCCGCTTCGGTTGAGGCCCTTTACAGACGGTGGGATGCTTTTACACCTGACATCCGCCTTTTCCTGGCAACGGTGAAGGGTGAGGCAGTTGCCGGCCTCCTGGTCCTGCGGTTCGGAGACCGGTGCGTGTTCGAGAAGAAGGGATGGAATGAAAAGTTTCCGGAGGCGCATCCCAACACCCTGTTGAACGTGGAGGCCATGATGCGGGCTGCGGCCTGGGGATGCCGCGTTGTGGACTTTGGCGCCATGGACCGTTCACTGGCGGAGCAAATGCTTGCAGGAAAGGCGGTGGAGACCGAGGTTGCAGCTACGCGTTACGCCTTCAATCTACGGCTGGGAGCTCGCCCCGTATTGCTTCCCGAAGCGCGGGTGTGGATTCCATGGAAGTGGCAACGGCCCTGGCTGGATTGGTTGCTGTCGGTCCCTGCGTTTGCAAGGCGACTGGAACGCTGGGTTGCAGCCTGA
- a CDS encoding GNAT family N-acetyltransferase: protein MHSRSWFGWTLPWRSTDPATWVRRLADVAWSNSVYLRLDRPLCNREEFSEGVAPKGSGSYRVIGRSLGQLKVWRSERIGCDGWLPLECFLDSYAGLELVYTVWNGSELAHLCWVARQGQKTSLPRIQVPQGEAEVRGAYTFPRYRNRGLFRIALARILNDLAQEGVQRVFAHVRPENTPSMKAFCQLGFEPRAVCEVVCRLGWRRVRFRDPHGQGLSPALVC from the coding sequence ATGCACTCGCGATCCTGGTTTGGATGGACGCTTCCCTGGCGGTCTACCGACCCCGCGACATGGGTCCGTCGCCTGGCCGACGTTGCATGGTCCAACTCGGTTTATCTACGCTTGGACCGCCCACTTTGCAATCGTGAGGAGTTTTCGGAGGGAGTTGCTCCGAAGGGTTCCGGGTCCTATCGGGTCATCGGGCGCTCCCTTGGGCAGTTGAAAGTGTGGCGCTCGGAACGGATCGGCTGTGACGGCTGGCTTCCTTTGGAATGCTTCCTGGATAGCTATGCCGGGCTGGAGCTGGTGTACACGGTTTGGAACGGGAGTGAGCTTGCACACTTGTGCTGGGTCGCCCGACAGGGGCAAAAGACGAGCCTGCCCCGAATTCAGGTCCCGCAAGGTGAAGCCGAGGTTCGCGGTGCGTACACTTTTCCCCGGTACCGGAACCGCGGTTTGTTCCGCATTGCACTTGCCCGGATTCTGAATGACCTGGCCCAGGAGGGGGTTCAGCGGGTCTTTGCCCATGTACGCCCGGAGAATACGCCGTCCATGAAGGCGTTTTGCCAACTGGGCTTCGAACCCCGCGCTGTTTGCGAGGTGGTGTGCCGCCTGGGTTGGCGTCGGGTGCGATTTCGGGACCCTCATGGCCAAGGACTGTCTCCTGCCTTGGTATGTTAG